A genomic region of Thiohalophilus sp. contains the following coding sequences:
- the acs gene encoding acetate--CoA ligase gives MSQEKIYDIPADFAAQANISEADYQAMYQRSIDDPEGFWAEQAEKFLSWDKPWDRVLDWSYDADNLYVKWFEGGKLNVAYNCIDRHLEERGDQTAIIWEGDDPNDAKHITYRELHEQVSRLANVLKERGVKKGDRVCIYMPMIPEAGYAMLACARIGAVHSVVFGGFSPESLKDRILDSDCRVVITADEGVRGGKAVPLKANTDKALEACPNVHTVLTVRRTGGKTDWHEQRDIWYHDAVEKASADCPPEEMDAEDPLFILYTSGSTGKPKGVLHTTGGYLLFTAITTRYTFDLHEGDIYWCSADVGWITGHSYLVYGPLANGTTTLFFEGVPNYPDASRFWQVVDKHQVSIFYTAPTAIRALMREGDEPVKKTSRQSLRLLGTVGEPINPEAWEWYHKVVGDGRCPIVDTWWQTETGGHLITPLPGAIRLKPGSATRPFFGVKPGIIDTETNQLIEGEGEATGALVITQPWPSQMRTVYGDHQRFVDTYFKTYPGYYFSGDGARRDADGYYWITGRMDDVLNVSGHRMGTAEVESALVLHEKVAEAAVVGYPHDIKGQGIYAYVTTVKGVEPSDELKAELLDLVRQEIGPIAKPDVIQWAPGLPKTRSGKIMRRILRKIAENDLDNLGDTSTLADPAVVDNLIENRANK, from the coding sequence ATGTCCCAAGAGAAGATATATGACATCCCCGCGGATTTCGCTGCCCAGGCCAACATCAGCGAAGCCGACTATCAGGCCATGTATCAACGCTCGATTGATGATCCGGAGGGCTTCTGGGCCGAACAGGCGGAAAAATTCCTCAGCTGGGACAAGCCCTGGGACAGGGTACTGGACTGGAGCTACGACGCCGACAACCTGTACGTCAAATGGTTCGAAGGCGGCAAACTGAATGTCGCCTACAATTGCATCGATCGTCACCTGGAGGAACGGGGCGATCAAACGGCGATCATCTGGGAAGGTGACGATCCGAACGACGCCAAACACATCACCTATCGGGAACTGCATGAACAGGTCTCCCGACTCGCCAACGTGCTGAAAGAGCGCGGCGTCAAAAAAGGCGATCGGGTCTGCATCTACATGCCCATGATTCCCGAAGCCGGCTATGCCATGCTGGCCTGTGCCCGTATCGGTGCCGTGCATTCGGTGGTGTTCGGCGGCTTCTCGCCCGAGTCACTCAAGGATCGGATCCTGGATTCCGATTGCCGGGTCGTGATCACCGCCGATGAGGGGGTGCGCGGTGGCAAGGCCGTCCCGCTCAAGGCCAATACCGACAAGGCACTGGAAGCGTGCCCGAATGTCCACACGGTCCTGACCGTGCGGCGCACCGGCGGCAAAACCGACTGGCACGAGCAACGGGACATCTGGTATCACGATGCCGTTGAAAAGGCCTCGGCGGACTGCCCGCCGGAAGAAATGGATGCCGAGGATCCCTTGTTTATTCTGTACACCTCCGGCTCCACCGGCAAACCCAAGGGCGTGTTGCACACCACTGGTGGCTATTTACTGTTTACTGCCATCACTACCAGGTACACCTTCGATCTGCACGAGGGAGACATCTACTGGTGCTCCGCCGACGTCGGCTGGATCACTGGCCACAGCTATCTGGTCTACGGACCGCTGGCCAACGGCACCACCACCCTGTTTTTCGAGGGGGTCCCCAATTATCCCGATGCCTCCCGCTTCTGGCAGGTGGTCGACAAACACCAGGTGAGTATCTTTTATACCGCCCCGACGGCAATTCGGGCCCTGATGCGCGAAGGCGATGAGCCGGTCAAAAAGACCTCGCGCCAGTCCCTGCGGCTGCTGGGCACCGTGGGCGAGCCGATCAACCCCGAGGCCTGGGAGTGGTATCACAAGGTGGTGGGCGATGGGCGCTGCCCGATCGTCGATACCTGGTGGCAGACCGAAACCGGCGGCCACCTGATCACTCCGCTGCCGGGCGCCATCCGCCTCAAGCCCGGCTCGGCCACCCGCCCCTTCTTCGGCGTCAAACCCGGCATTATCGATACCGAAACCAACCAGTTGATCGAGGGCGAAGGCGAAGCGACCGGCGCACTGGTCATTACCCAACCCTGGCCATCGCAAATGCGAACCGTCTATGGCGATCACCAGCGTTTTGTGGACACCTATTTCAAGACCTATCCCGGTTATTATTTCAGCGGTGACGGCGCCCGGCGTGACGCCGACGGCTATTACTGGATTACCGGGCGCATGGATGACGTCCTCAACGTCTCCGGCCATCGCATGGGCACCGCCGAGGTCGAATCGGCGCTGGTCCTGCATGAAAAAGTTGCCGAGGCGGCCGTGGTCGGCTATCCGCATGACATCAAGGGCCAGGGGATCTATGCCTATGTCACCACCGTCAAAGGGGTGGAACCCAGTGACGAACTCAAGGCGGAACTGCTGGATCTGGTCCGCCAGGAAATCGGCCCCATCGCCAAGCCCGATGTCATCCAGTGGGCGCCCGGCCTGCCCAAAACCCGCTCCGGCAAGATCATGCGCCGGATTCTGCGCAAGATCGCCGAAAACGATCTGGATAACCTGGGCGATACCTCAACCCTGGCCGATCCGGCCGTGGTCGATAATCTGATCGAAAACCGGGCCAACAAATAA